The window tgaaatgtattttgaaCAATGTTTTTAAACTGTAGATATAGACTCGACTGTAACGAAAAAGACTTGGAGAACTTCAAATATTTGACACTTGACACGATGGTAGCGCCAATAAAGCCGGGTAACGAGGGTAACCATGGTAGTAAACTTGGTGAAACCCAACCGACATTAATTTATTGcagtttgtaatttttgtttttaaatttaagcgTAAAATCAACCATACATACAAAAATCGGGCTAGCGCCTGGAACACTCGAGTAAAAAATACTACGAAAGACTACGGACGAAAGAAAAGGGATGTTTTAAGCTCTCTTTATAAAATAATGCAGTTTTTCACAATTAATGTTTGTCCACTGTGCACAAAACGAAtgacaaatgaaatttgaagatgaagacaaaagattttcatgcattgggcataaattacggaatctttctcgtaatttaggaCCTcaacatgaaaagttgtatacacatctgttaaataaataatgattGTTGAAAGGTCCTAGACGGGTGAAATTATTCAATTCTCAACTTTGTACATAGGaggaaaagttaaaaaaaattgattatggACAGATAAGCGTTCATCCCATTGGTCTGAAAACTATAGATTTTCGCatgattataaaatttaaataattatggTGATGCATACAGCCGAACTTGCTTAGCAACTCTATTTAACGACTGAAAGTTAAAGTCATTAATGTCATCAAAAGAAAGACGACCGAGATCAATAATGAATATAAACCAGTATTATCGAAAAGTAAATTAGGTTTATATGTCATCGCCCTCAATGTCAAAACGAGTATGTACccaaccaacgcacttcaagcatgaatgGTACCAGAGGCGGATCAAGGTTTTTCAGCGGCCACTGGCAAATGAAAATTCAGcgccaaattttaaaaattcaggGCCAATTTTGTCTTGCTTTTGCATTTTACTGGCATGCATTTAAGAGAAGATTATTAGAAATTTGTACGGTCCACGAGTTTTTCCAGCGCCAAGTTTTTTCCCAGTGCCGCGCCGTGGATAGAATACCGAATTTCCCATAGGTTAATCCGCcaatgagtggtactctaaatagagtactgaaagtggacagtgtatcaaacaaattttgacactgCAAAAAATTGTgctttttttcaaatacaaaattgtactctatttgacagctgtcactcgaagcactcaTGCTTAAAGTGTGTTGATGTACCGCATTTTCTTTGATGCATTCTCATAGATATTACCCTCAAATCCGATTCTCTGCAAATAATACTTTGATATTAAGATCATTAATTTATGATATTTCGTATGTATAAACAACGCATTTGTCTGTCTCTTTGGGGAATAACATAAGCCTTACATGTGATTCACGGAGTTTGcagaattgtttttgttttgttttttttttcttcaaaattcttaTCATTAATTAGTAAACAACATGCGGGGGACGTTCCATTTATCAATTTTCGAACGTATTTTATCTACTACAATTTCGTGTAACTTAGTTACAAAAATGTGGAATTTGTCTGAAACCTGTATACCTGAAACCAGAGAATGATGTTGAGGCagtttgattgaatcagtggACCAGCTGATAAAACATCTAAAACAAACTTAGACACAAACTAGATTAACATTAACTGTATGGAATCAAGTTTTGTTAATTTATGCAAGAAAATATCATTGACGAATTCTCCTCTCAAAGGCAAATGTAGTTTGGAGACGTTCCCCATACATCTTACCATATAAAAGCAACTATCTCTCTTCTCAATatgtaatttttaataaagaaGCGTGCAAGTTGTTTTGAGagttataataaataaaagtgtgtgtatttaacaaaatgttaGCAATTTCCTTCGTGGTACTTACTGTCGCAGTGTCCGATTCTTATGGAATAACTTGGAATGATAACTGGGCTCTAGGCTGCGATTTTCGAGGAAATGACTTAAAGGATGTAAAAATGAGAGGAGAAGATTGCGGTGGACGATGTGCTTCTACGCAAGGTATATGAAAATGCCGTTGATATCGAATAGACTATAGATAAACAGCACAGCTTATATTGAAAATCTGTCCTATTATATGCTGCACTATATGTGATTTGGTACCGTGTATCGTGAATATTGTGAGAAACTGCACTGCTCTTATTATGAACatgtttcttttgtaaaaattggTATTTTGTTTTGGTTGTATGAGTTGAAATTTATAATACAAACAATAATTTGTCACTAAGGGCTCTAAATTTGACGCTTGTTAATTCACtattaatgctaggagcagtgctgtcgACAAAGTAACATACGGTTCcgtatttcattcatttacttATTCATATAAGCTAAATTTCAACCGCTCATTACCAGGCTGCACTCACTTCACATGGACTGACTATGATGGAGGAACTTGTTGGATGAAGAAAAATTCCGTGTCTAAGAGTGATGCTTTCGAAAGTACTGACAAATCGGCTGTGTGTGGAATTGTAGAAAACAGCGATCGTGGTTCTTCTAACGGTGAGCCAATGTTTCAGTCTTTAGGGTATTTCATGttctaatttttaaaaaatgttttcaaatacAGAGCAATGGAACCGAGCAGATCTCACAAATTTCGAGTCATATCCAGATCCAAATAGTGACGAATGTATAAATTACAATGGTTGCTTATGGGCTGGGTATTTTGCATTTGTGTCGGGAAAGCAATCAGAATCTTGGGTTAAAGCCAACAATATAATAGCCATACATTCAAAGGATGCTtcgaaatataaattgaaGACATTAAGACTGAAGCAAGGAAACAAGCAAATCGATGCCAAAGTGTATGACATGTGCTCAGATTCTGACTGTAATGGCTGttgcacaaaaaattctcGGAACACTGGTTTCCTGATTGATATTGAGAAATACACAAAACAGCGATTCGGATCCGGAAGTGGTATCGTTGAATGGAGATGTCTTGATTGTTAAAATTCTtagttgaaataaaatgatttttactgTAAATGATGGTCGTATTTTTCCACTTCCATAAGCTTATTGTTAAAAATGCTATTCATGTTGTCCGATTCAATTTATCGATTAAAAACCAGAAGCCAATGATTTACAGCTTATACACTGGAACGTAAGCTGACGAATGTTCCAAATATCATTATTTATGGCTTTCAATTCACAGTTGAATGATATCTGTTAAGTATTGCAATAAAGATTTAGCTTTGTGTGGGATGTATATAAAAGCAGTCTGACTTTTGTAGCATGCAGTTTAATAATAATCAATAACGAAATAACTAGTTGAATATTAAAGAGTGTTACCAGGTTATTATATTTCGTCAAAATGCTATCAACTTTTCTCGTGGTACTTGCTTTTGCAGTATCCAACTCTCATGGAATTACATGGAATGGTAATTGGGCAACAGGTTGCGACTTTGCAGGAAATGACCTCAGTAATGCATTAACAAAGGGAGAAGATTGTGGTGGACGATGCGCATCTACACAAGGTATGGAATACACATTTCTTAGTGTGCCTTTTTAAGATAGCTTGTACTTCGCTACGATAATACTGAACGTTGAGTCCCATAGTTGACTCCCATACATAGAATTACTATTGAGTTTCCATATCGAGTTTAACGTTTAATGTTAAACGCAGCCAATAATTTGCTTGACTTGAGCCCATGTTTCCGTTTATTAGATTGTACTCATTTTACATGGACGAACTATAACAGTGGAACATGTTGGATGAAGAAAAATGCTGTGTCCAAGAGTGACGCGATCGTAAGTAGTGACACATCAGCTGTGTGTGGAATCATGGAAAACAGCAGTGGTGGTTCTCCTAGTGgtgagttgttttttttacaatctACTAGATTCGAGATATTTCATGTTGTTAATTGACAATTTATTGCAAATACAAAAGAATGGAACAGAGCAGACCTAACGAATTATGAGTCATATCCGGATCCAAACAGTGACGAATGTTTAAATTACAACGGATGCTTGTGGGCTGGATATTTTGCATTCGTGTCTGGCCAGCAACCGGAAACTTGGGTTAGGGCGAATAATATCATAGCCGTACATTCAAAGGATGCTGCTAAGTATCAGCTAAAGACATTAAGATTAAGACAAGGAACCAACCAAATCGATGCTAAGGTTTATGACATGTGCGCAGATTCTGACTGTAATGGTTGTTGCACGAGAAATTCTCAGAACACTGGATTCTTGATTGATATCGAAAAATACACGAAAGAGCGCTTTGGATCTGGAAGTGGTATCGTTGAATGGAAATGTCTTGATTGTTAAAATTGTtcgttgaaataaaattgttcgtTATGGCTAAATACAGATATATAGATTTGGCCTCTAATGTATTTCCACAATAAATAAAGATGAAGATTCATAgttgttttgttaaaatacACTGACAATTTAATCATGTACGCCTCAACTTCtttactttcatttcaacgcttttcaaactgtaaaaatatacgttgaaaacatttcgaaaatttatacCAATTTCGTTGTCAACCGTTTGTGGACCTCTGACTGCAATAGAACGTTGTTTGCTCATCCAAATGCCATTAAGGTTAGACTGATAACATCCACGGTACCTATGcgaattttctaaattaatcaattgaaacaaaaacgcTTCGTTTTCCAGTTCttcagcaaaatattttctgatctTTACTCACCACCAAGCTCCTTTGAATCTCTCAGCACAGTTAGCTGGCCAATCATCGTTGTCGTTGTCTTTCGTTGAGAACATAGATCCATTATGAGACGAGAGCGAATCACTAATTTGCCCTTCACTACTGAAATTTCCAATGTAGAGTCTATAGTTTTCGTCTTCCGATCCAATGTGGAATGGAGAGTATTTGGCGAAAGCAAACTCATTATCTTGGAAGCCAGTCACTTCAATCTTCAGCTGATAATCATTGTTTTCCGTCAATtgatgaataaaattatttccaagCCAATGATCACCATCAACGCGGCCAAATCCATTCCGATATTCCACCCAGTTTCTGAAGAAATCAGTCAATCCATCATATCTGACTTGAATGAGAGTCCATCCACCACTTTCCGATTCCATGTCACACCACACTTGGAACGGTCTAAACGAAGATTTGGGTTTGATGCGATAGACGCCGCTAAGCGTAAATCCTTTCTTGAGTGCATCTTCACAATCGTCAAAGTAAATGAATGGACCTTCATTTAGATGTAATAGACTTTGTTCCACATTCTGTTCGAACACTCCATCGCTTttgaattcacaaaaaaaattctcgagCAGATTGACCCGCAACAAAGCTAGCGATGAGTAGCACAACAACAACGGAAATCATTCTCACAAAGAACTCTGTGTCTTTCAAGTTTGAGCTCAGCATTTATATCATGTCATGGCACAGAACACTGATAATGGAGGATTTAATTTATAAGCAACAGGGATCAACCGATTTCCTCTACTTGCGTTATCATTGTTGGATATATGAAAATAGTCAGGACTTTCGTTCATTTAACTTATTACGCTGCGCGGGTGGGTATACCAATGGTATATTATAAAATAGTGGTGTCGTTATTCAGACGCTTATTAAAGTCCAACCTTTACCATCAACGTACATTTTTGTtgcatcaattttgaatttccgAATCAAATGAACGTTTTGTCTGATTAAATTGTGTCCATTTTGTCAGACACGTAATGTTTTTGTGGccacgcatttttttttttttttcaaattatagcGATATCCAGTGACAAGGATAATCTCCATTTTCCttaagaaaattgtcaacCACATTTCAGAACTCTAGGCCCTAAAAATATATCCAGGAGAACAGTCAGTTTCCTTTTTTAGTCGATACATACGCTACACCATCAATAATGGAACTGTGGTTAACCTTTAACGGTGAGTTTTTCGACATATCTTTTCCAACCATCAGTCGGATTGACCCTATATTATGAGGCCTAAGATACTCTACAAATGCCCTTGGGTAAAGTCGCACTTGATATATTGTTCAATAGAATAATCAAATCTATTTAATCCTTCGATGGGATTGGTGTATTCAGCTTTTCAAATTAGATTTAGATAGAGGTCGACTAAATTATGCTCCAGTTGATTCTCTTTTAAGCGATACACCACGTGTAGATCAAACGTCCGTGAGAATCACCAATCGCATGTGTGGACAAATAATAAACGGCaagtatttggtaaaaaaaaaaatttgtttaataaaaagcgatttgatt of the Bradysia coprophila strain Holo2 unplaced genomic scaffold, BU_Bcop_v1 contig_192, whole genome shotgun sequence genome contains:
- the LOC119075137 gene encoding ficolin-1-B-like; this translates as MESESGGWTLIQVRYDGLTDFFRNWVEYRNGFGRVDGDHWLGNNFIHQLTENNDYQLKIEVTGFQDNEFAFAKYSPFHIGSEDENYRLYIGNFSSEGQISDSLSSHNGSMFSTKDNDNDDWPANCAERFKGAWWYRGCYQSNLNGIWMSKQRSIAVRGPQTVDNEIGINFRNVFNVYFYSLKSVEMKVKKLRRT
- the LOC119075136 gene encoding uncharacterized protein LOC119075136, which produces MLAISFVVLTVAVSDSYGITWNDNWALGCDFRGNDLKDVKMRGEDCGGRCASTQGCTHFTWTDYDGGTCWMKKNSVSKSDAFESTDKSAVCGIVENSDRGSSNEQWNRADLTNFESYPDPNSDECINYNGCLWAGYFAFVSGKQSESWVKANNIIAIHSKDASKYKLKTLRLKQGNKQIDAKVYDMCSDSDCNGCCTKNSRNTGFLIDIEKYTKQRFGSGSGIVEWRCLDC